In Monodelphis domestica isolate mMonDom1 chromosome 3, mMonDom1.pri, whole genome shotgun sequence, the following proteins share a genomic window:
- the FST gene encoding follistatin isoform X1, whose amino-acid sequence MLNQRNQPGMLLLLILLCQLMEDRTVLAGNCWLRQAKNGRCQVLYKTELSKEECCSTGRLSTSWTEEDVNDNTLFKWMIFNGGAPNCIPCKETCENVDCGPGKKCKMNKKNKPRCVCAPDCSNITWKGPVCGLDGKTYRNECALLKARCKEQPELEVQYQGKCKKTCRDVLCPGSSTCVVDQTNNAYCVTCNRICPEPTSSEQYLCGNDGITYSSACHLRKATCLLGRSIGLAYEGKCIKAKSCEDIHCSGGKKCLWDFKVGRGRCLLCDELCPESKSDEAVCASDNATYASECAMKEAACSTGVVLEVKHSGSCNSITEDTEEEEEDEDQDYSFPISSILEW is encoded by the exons ATGTTAAATCAGAGAAACCAGCCGGGCATGCTTTTACTCCTGATCCTGCTGTGCCAGCTCATGGAAGATCGCACAGTCCTGG CTGGGAATTGCTGGCTCCGGCAGGCAAAGAACGGTCGTTGCCAGGTCTTGTACAAAACTGAGCTCAGCAAAGAAGAGTGTTGCAGCACAGGGAGGCTTAGCACTTCGTGGACTGAAGAAGACGTGAATGACAACACGCTTTTCAAGTGGATGATTTTTAACGGGGGCGCCCCGAACTGCATCCCTTGCAAAG AAACCTGCGAGAACGTGGACTGTGGACCcgggaagaaatgcaaaatgaacaagaagaacaagCCTCGGTGTGTCTGCGCGCCGGATTGCTCCAATATCACCTGGAAGGGCCCAGTCTGTGGACTGGATGGGAAAACCTATAGAAACGAGTGCGCTCTCCTCAAAGCCAGATGCAAAGAGCAGCCAGAGCTTGAAGTTCAGTACCAAGGCAAATGTAAAA AGACCTGTAGGGACGTTTTATGTCCAGGCAGCTCCACGTGTGTGGTGGATCAAACCAATAATGCCTACTGTGTGACATGTAATCGGATTTGTCCCGAGCCTACCTCCTCTGAACAGTATCTCTGTGGGAATGATGGAATAACTTATTCTAGTGCCTGTCACCTGAGAAAAGCTACCTGCCTGCTGGGCAGATCCATTGGATTAGCCTACGAGGGAAAATGTATCA AAGCAAAGTCCTGTGAAGACATCCACTGCAgtggtggaaaaaaatgtttgtggGACTTCAAGGTTGGTAGAGGCCGGTGTTTACTCTGTGATGAGTTGTGTCCAGAGAGTAAGTCTGATGAGGCTGTGTGTGCCAGCGACAATGCCACTTATGCTAGTGAGTGTGCCATGAAGGAGGCTGCCTGCTCCACAGGTGTGGTCTTGGAAGTAAAGCACTCAGGATCTTGTAACT CCATTACTGAAGACacggaagaggaggaggaagatgaagacCAGGACTACAGCTTTCCTATATCATCaattctagagtggtaa
- the FST gene encoding follistatin isoform X2 has translation MLNQRNQPGMLLLLILLCQLMEDRTVLAGNCWLRQAKNGRCQVLYKTELSKEECCSTGRLSTSWTEEDVNDNTLFKWMIFNGGAPNCIPCKETCENVDCGPGKKCKMNKKNKPRCVCAPDCSNITWKGPVCGLDGKTYRNECALLKARCKEQPELEVQYQGKCKKTCRDVLCPGSSTCVVDQTNNAYCVTCNRICPEPTSSEQYLCGNDGITYSSACHLRKATCLLGRSIGLAYEGKCITKSCEDIHCSGGKKCLWDFKVGRGRCLLCDELCPESKSDEAVCASDNATYASECAMKEAACSTGVVLEVKHSGSCNSITEDTEEEEEDEDQDYSFPISSILEW, from the exons ATGTTAAATCAGAGAAACCAGCCGGGCATGCTTTTACTCCTGATCCTGCTGTGCCAGCTCATGGAAGATCGCACAGTCCTGG CTGGGAATTGCTGGCTCCGGCAGGCAAAGAACGGTCGTTGCCAGGTCTTGTACAAAACTGAGCTCAGCAAAGAAGAGTGTTGCAGCACAGGGAGGCTTAGCACTTCGTGGACTGAAGAAGACGTGAATGACAACACGCTTTTCAAGTGGATGATTTTTAACGGGGGCGCCCCGAACTGCATCCCTTGCAAAG AAACCTGCGAGAACGTGGACTGTGGACCcgggaagaaatgcaaaatgaacaagaagaacaagCCTCGGTGTGTCTGCGCGCCGGATTGCTCCAATATCACCTGGAAGGGCCCAGTCTGTGGACTGGATGGGAAAACCTATAGAAACGAGTGCGCTCTCCTCAAAGCCAGATGCAAAGAGCAGCCAGAGCTTGAAGTTCAGTACCAAGGCAAATGTAAAA AGACCTGTAGGGACGTTTTATGTCCAGGCAGCTCCACGTGTGTGGTGGATCAAACCAATAATGCCTACTGTGTGACATGTAATCGGATTTGTCCCGAGCCTACCTCCTCTGAACAGTATCTCTGTGGGAATGATGGAATAACTTATTCTAGTGCCTGTCACCTGAGAAAAGCTACCTGCCTGCTGGGCAGATCCATTGGATTAGCCTACGAGGGAAAATGTATCA CAAAGTCCTGTGAAGACATCCACTGCAgtggtggaaaaaaatgtttgtggGACTTCAAGGTTGGTAGAGGCCGGTGTTTACTCTGTGATGAGTTGTGTCCAGAGAGTAAGTCTGATGAGGCTGTGTGTGCCAGCGACAATGCCACTTATGCTAGTGAGTGTGCCATGAAGGAGGCTGCCTGCTCCACAGGTGTGGTCTTGGAAGTAAAGCACTCAGGATCTTGTAACT CCATTACTGAAGACacggaagaggaggaggaagatgaagacCAGGACTACAGCTTTCCTATATCATCaattctagagtggtaa
- the FST gene encoding follistatin isoform X3, producing MLNQRNQPGMLLLLILLCQLMEDRTVLAGNCWLRQAKNGRCQVLYKTELSKEECCSTGRLSTSWTEEDVNDNTLFKWMIFNGGAPNCIPCKETCENVDCGPGKKCKMNKKNKPRCVCAPDCSNITWKGPVCGLDGKTYRNECALLKARCKEQPELEVQYQGKCKKTCRDVLCPGSSTCVVDQTNNAYCVTCNRICPEPTSSEQYLCGNDGITYSSACHLRKATCLLGRSIGLAYEGKCIKAKSCEDIHCSGGKKCLWDFKVGRGRCLLCDELCPESKSDEAVCASDNATYASECAMKEAACSTGVVLEVKHSGSCN from the exons ATGTTAAATCAGAGAAACCAGCCGGGCATGCTTTTACTCCTGATCCTGCTGTGCCAGCTCATGGAAGATCGCACAGTCCTGG CTGGGAATTGCTGGCTCCGGCAGGCAAAGAACGGTCGTTGCCAGGTCTTGTACAAAACTGAGCTCAGCAAAGAAGAGTGTTGCAGCACAGGGAGGCTTAGCACTTCGTGGACTGAAGAAGACGTGAATGACAACACGCTTTTCAAGTGGATGATTTTTAACGGGGGCGCCCCGAACTGCATCCCTTGCAAAG AAACCTGCGAGAACGTGGACTGTGGACCcgggaagaaatgcaaaatgaacaagaagaacaagCCTCGGTGTGTCTGCGCGCCGGATTGCTCCAATATCACCTGGAAGGGCCCAGTCTGTGGACTGGATGGGAAAACCTATAGAAACGAGTGCGCTCTCCTCAAAGCCAGATGCAAAGAGCAGCCAGAGCTTGAAGTTCAGTACCAAGGCAAATGTAAAA AGACCTGTAGGGACGTTTTATGTCCAGGCAGCTCCACGTGTGTGGTGGATCAAACCAATAATGCCTACTGTGTGACATGTAATCGGATTTGTCCCGAGCCTACCTCCTCTGAACAGTATCTCTGTGGGAATGATGGAATAACTTATTCTAGTGCCTGTCACCTGAGAAAAGCTACCTGCCTGCTGGGCAGATCCATTGGATTAGCCTACGAGGGAAAATGTATCA AAGCAAAGTCCTGTGAAGACATCCACTGCAgtggtggaaaaaaatgtttgtggGACTTCAAGGTTGGTAGAGGCCGGTGTTTACTCTGTGATGAGTTGTGTCCAGAGAGTAAGTCTGATGAGGCTGTGTGTGCCAGCGACAATGCCACTTATGCTAGTGAGTGTGCCATGAAGGAGGCTGCCTGCTCCACAGGTGTGGTCTTGGAAGTAAAGCACTCAGGATCTTGTAACT GA